The window GCCGGACTGCTGATCTTCAAGAAGAAGGGCCAGAGGGTCGAGAAGGGTGAGGTCCTGATGACCATCTACGCGGAGAGCGAGGCCAAGCTCCAGCGTGCCAGGGAGGTCGCCATAAGCAACAGCCCGTTCGACATCGAAGGCATGCTCCTCAAGAGAGTGGCCGACATGAAGCCGCTATGACGCGCAGACTGCTGTTCACTGTTGACCTCGACAGGGACGTCAACACGGAGGTGGAGGGCAGCATCGCTGCCGGCTCCATCGACCGCGGCGAGGGCACGGCACCCAGATTCTCCTCTTCCGAGCGCGGTCTGGGGATACTGCTGGACATGCTCGACGACATCGGCATGAGGGCCACATTCTTCGTCGAGGGGCGCACCTCGGAGGTCATCGACTGCTCGTCCGCTTCGGGCCACTGCATCGGTCTCCACGGCTACGACCACGAGGACCTCACATCGGTGAGCGATCCGGCAGCGATCCTGGAAAGGGGATTCTCCGCTGTCTCCGACAGCATCTGCAGGCCGACCTGTTTCCGCGCCCCGTACATGAGGATCGACGACAGGGTCTACGGGGAACTGGAACGTCTGGGCATCAGGCACGATTCCTCGGTCTATTCCGGTCCGGAGACCCGTCCGTACAAGGTCGGGAACGTCACGGAGCATCCCGTCGTCAAAGGGAAGGACAGGGCAGGGAAGACTATAGCGGCATACCTTTGGCCGATGCACGAAGGCAAGCGCGTGCCGTCCGATTATATCGATCTGGCACATTCCTTGGGGGACAACGACATGGTCCTTGCGGACCATTCTTGGCACATGGTGGAGAGGCGTTCGAAGGGCGTGATGGACCGGGAGTGGATAGCCCGCAACCTGTCCGATACAATCGAGATCCTTCAGGGGATAGCGGACCTGGGATTCAGACCGTCGGTAATCGCGGAGTGATACGATGGAGGTTACGTTCAGGGACACGGTGGAATCCGACTTCGACATCCTGGAGAGGTTCACGGAGGACGAATGGAAGTTCACCCTCTACTCGAAGGAGAACGGCCTCGCCATGTCACGTCACTATCTGATGCACTGCATCAACGGCTCCAACGTCGCCCGCACAGTGCTGGCGGACGGAAAGGTGAGCGGGATCATCGTCCTCAGGGACATGCCCGGCGATACCATCGACATCTCCGACGAGGAGGAGGCGCTGTTCGAGACCTTCAGGGACGACAAGGGTTGCGAGGAGTACATGGCCGACATGGAGAGGCTGTACGGCGCCTATCGCGGATTCGCTGAAAAGTACAAGTGCCAGCGTCTGTCCGAACTGCGTCTCCTGATCATCTCGAGGGACTGCCGCGGCGCAGGCATCGGACGCCGTACATTCATGGAGGCCGAGAGGATCAGCGAGGAGCACGGCATGGACGGGATGTTCTTCTACACGGACACCGACTGCAACGTGGACTTCTACGACCATATCGGCTGCGAACGCGTCGGGGAGTGCACCGTGATATGCTGCGGTGTGAATCTGGACATCTTCGGGTACCGCTACGTTCCGCACCCCTCGCAAAATAAGAGGTAAACGAACGCGTACAATTATATACGGTCGAATTTATCGAGCGTCGCTGTGAGTGCGATGACCAAGCTCATTCTAGGAAAGGATGTATCGGCCGAGATCTACGCCGAACTCAGGACAAGGATAGAGGCCCTCAAGGCCAAAGGGACCGTGCCCGGACTGGCTGTAGTGCTGGTAGGAGAGGATCCCGCATCCCAGGTCTACGTCAGGAAGAAGGGCGAGATGTGCGAGGAGCTGGGGATGAAGTCCCTGACCATCCGTCTGCCCGCCGACATCACCCAGGAGCAGCTCATGGATAAGGTCAGGGAGCTCAACGAGGACCCCTCGATCCACGGTTTCCTGGTGCAGCTGCCCCTCCCGTCCCATCTGGACGAGGAAGCGGTCATCAACGCGATCGACCCCAGGAAGGACGTCGATTGCTTCCATCCGAGCAACGTGGGACGCGTGCTCATAGGCAACCCGGATTTCCTCCCCGCCACGCCGGCAGGGGTCCAGCAGATGCTGGTGAGGTCCGGCATAGAGACGTCCGGCAAACATGTCGTAGTTATCGGACGCAGCAACATCGTCGGCAAACCCATGGCGGCCATGATGGTCCAGAAGGGTGCAGGAGCCGACTCAACAGTCACGATCGTCCACTCGAGGACGAAGGACCTGCCGTCCATCACCAGGCAGGCCGACATATTGATAGTGGCCATCGGAAAGCCCCGCTTCGTCACGGCTGACATGGTCAAGGAGGGCGCCGTCGTCATCGACGTCGGCACCAACAGGATAGACGACCCGACCCATCCCAAGGGCAGCAGGCTAGTGGGGGATGTGGACTTCGAGGCCGTCAAGGACAAGACATCGGCGATCTCCCCCGTGCCAGGCGGGGTCGGTCCGATGACGATTTGTATGCTCATGGCCAATGCGGTCAAGGCGGCCGAGAAGGCCTCAGGGGTGAAACCATGATAAGAGAATGCGAGGAGCACGGATACTATCGCAGCGAGAGGTGTCCGTTCTGCGGAGAGGAAGGAAAGTTCATCATGTCGGATTACGAGGTGGAGAGGATCGGAAGAACCCTCGCCGGTATCCTCAGGCACGGCAAGTACGGACTGAGGATGGACAGCCAGGGCAATGTCTCCACACGCGACGTGCTCGACAAGATCAGGGAGCGCAACCCGCGCATGGAATGGCTCAGGATCAGGCATCTGGAGGCCCTTGTGGACACCGATCCCAAGGGAAGGTACAGCATCTCCGGAGGGAAGATCAGGGCAACATACGGACACACCATCGATCTGGACATCAGGCTCGACTGCGAGAACATACCGGAGGAGCTCTTCTACCCGACCAACGAGGACGAGGTCGAGGGACTCCTGGAGAACGGTATATTCCCCACGGACCGTTCCATGGTCCACCTGTCCAGGTCTTTCAGCGACGCGATGAGCGCCGGTCTCGTCCACACGGAGGACCCGATCATCCTGGGCATCGACACGGACATCTGCATGGACCAGGGATCCGACATCGGTAAGGCCGCCCGCACGGTGTACCTGTGCAGGAGCGTGCCCCCGGAGGCGATCTTCGTCGCCGACCCGGACGAGTACGAGTCCGAGGAAGAGGACTGAACCGCAGGTGATAGATTGGTCCAGGTTCTGACACCGGAGGAGGTCCAGGCGAGGACGGGCAGGATGTTCTGCAAGAGGTTCCTCACCATGGTGGACGAGAAGAACGGCAAGGTCCAGTTCATAGAGGTCTGCTCGTCGGTAGGCCCTGCAGAGTGGGATGCGGTCAACAGGCGCCGTACCGGAGGCGTGATCAGGAAGGTGGACCTCAAGTCCACGATGCTGATCACGGATGCCGTCATCGGGGATGCCGAACTGAGGTTCGGACCGGTGTCCCAGCAGCTCGGAGCCATGGGTATCAGCTCGATCAAGGTCGAGGGAGACGAGGTCCGTTCCACATGGCACGGGATGGCAGGCGCATCCGTCGGGATCGGCGCGTGCATGCCCGCATGCCCGGACGTGCTCCGCACGGAATACCCAGGCGACTTCAAGATGGGCGGAGCGCACACAACCCACGTGGACATAATCACACCTAAGCTGGTCCGCGTGATCATCGGTATCGACGACACGGACACCAAGGAGAAGGGAGCCACATGGGTGGCGGGACTCAAGCTCGGGATGCAGTGCCCCATAGGCAAGTTCATCGAGCACAAGATCGTCCAGCTGAACCCCGATGCCCCCAACAAGACGACCAACTGCTGCGGTACGGCGGTGTCGTTCGCAGTGAAGGAATCGGAGATTCCGGCGCTCATAGAGTTCGCCGTGGACTTCATCAGGAAGGAATCGTACTCCGAGGACGCCATAATGACGGTCTTCCAGGGATTGGAGATCCCCAAGGACCTGGCGGACTTCGGATGGAAGTGCAAGAGCATCCTGTTCAAACCCGAGGACGCCATCAGGGTGGCCGAGGAGAACGGGGTGCAGATAATCTCTCTGAACGGCGGGAAGAAAGGCGTCATCGGCGCCGTCGCGGCCGTAGGATGCTTCGATATGGGCGAGAAGGCCGCCGGTGTCCCCCAGGATTTCGAGTGATACCATGAG of the methanogenic archaeon mixed culture ISO4-G1 genome contains:
- a CDS encoding polysaccharide deacetylase family protein, with product MTRRLLFTVDLDRDVNTEVEGSIAAGSIDRGEGTAPRFSSSERGLGILLDMLDDIGMRATFFVEGRTSEVIDCSSASGHCIGLHGYDHEDLTSVSDPAAILERGFSAVSDSICRPTCFRAPYMRIDDRVYGELERLGIRHDSSVYSGPETRPYKVGNVTEHPVVKGKDRAGKTIAAYLWPMHEGKRVPSDYIDLAHSLGDNDMVLADHSWHMVERRSKGVMDREWIARNLSDTIEILQGIADLGFRPSVIAE
- a CDS encoding GNAT family acetyltransferase; translation: MEVTFRDTVESDFDILERFTEDEWKFTLYSKENGLAMSRHYLMHCINGSNVARTVLADGKVSGIIVLRDMPGDTIDISDEEEALFETFRDDKGCEEYMADMERLYGAYRGFAEKYKCQRLSELRLLIISRDCRGAGIGRRTFMEAERISEEHGMDGMFFYTDTDCNVDFYDHIGCERVGECTVICCGVNLDIFGYRYVPHPSQNKR
- a CDS encoding bifunctional 510-methylene-tetrahydrofolate cyclohydrolase, whose protein sequence is MTKLILGKDVSAEIYAELRTRIEALKAKGTVPGLAVVLVGEDPASQVYVRKKGEMCEELGMKSLTIRLPADITQEQLMDKVRELNEDPSIHGFLVQLPLPSHLDEEAVINAIDPRKDVDCFHPSNVGRVLIGNPDFLPATPAGVQQMLVRSGIETSGKHVVVIGRSNIVGKPMAAMMVQKGAGADSTVTIVHSRTKDLPSITRQADILIVAIGKPRFVTADMVKEGAVVIDVGTNRIDDPTHPKGSRLVGDVDFEAVKDKTSAISPVPGGVGPMTICMLMANAVKAAEKASGVKP
- a CDS encoding RNA:NAD 2'-phosphotransferase, with the translated sequence MIRECEEHGYYRSERCPFCGEEGKFIMSDYEVERIGRTLAGILRHGKYGLRMDSQGNVSTRDVLDKIRERNPRMEWLRIRHLEALVDTDPKGRYSISGGKIRATYGHTIDLDIRLDCENIPEELFYPTNEDEVEGLLENGIFPTDRSMVHLSRSFSDAMSAGLVHTEDPIILGIDTDICMDQGSDIGKAARTVYLCRSVPPEAIFVADPDEYESEEED
- a CDS encoding methanogeneis marker protein 11, with protein sequence MVQVLTPEEVQARTGRMFCKRFLTMVDEKNGKVQFIEVCSSVGPAEWDAVNRRRTGGVIRKVDLKSTMLITDAVIGDAELRFGPVSQQLGAMGISSIKVEGDEVRSTWHGMAGASVGIGACMPACPDVLRTEYPGDFKMGGAHTTHVDIITPKLVRVIIGIDDTDTKEKGATWVAGLKLGMQCPIGKFIEHKIVQLNPDAPNKTTNCCGTAVSFAVKESEIPALIEFAVDFIRKESYSEDAIMTVFQGLEIPKDLADFGWKCKSILFKPEDAIRVAEENGVQIISLNGGKKGVIGAVAAVGCFDMGEKAAGVPQDFE